The following coding sequences are from one Selenomonas sputigena ATCC 35185 window:
- a CDS encoding SIMPL domain-containing protein has protein sequence MNKMKSFLAAIAAGLFLCAPQAAEAAAPQTSEPPVLMVDGTGRAEAAPDCATISVGVVTQAADAKTAQEENAKKAQAVQRALVAAGIPEANIQTRGYYFQPLYEREARENEITGYRAENNVTVRVDNLADVSRVIDLALKNGANSISSLDFGVKNADKVRKIALTAAVNDARKKADELAAALGRRVVGLKAVSENTYPFAERSAGAKMLMAADAAPTPIAPGMLEMSAEVHIEYYLSE, from the coding sequence ATGAACAAGATGAAATCCTTCCTCGCTGCGATCGCAGCGGGACTCTTCCTGTGCGCACCGCAGGCGGCAGAGGCAGCAGCGCCGCAGACTTCAGAGCCGCCCGTCCTCATGGTCGACGGCACGGGCAGGGCGGAGGCGGCACCCGACTGCGCGACGATCTCGGTCGGCGTCGTCACGCAGGCGGCGGACGCGAAGACGGCGCAGGAGGAGAATGCGAAGAAGGCGCAGGCGGTGCAGCGGGCGCTCGTCGCAGCCGGCATCCCCGAGGCGAACATCCAGACGCGCGGCTACTACTTCCAGCCGCTTTATGAGCGCGAGGCGCGCGAGAATGAGATCACCGGCTATCGCGCGGAGAACAATGTGACGGTGCGCGTCGACAATCTCGCCGATGTCAGCCGCGTCATCGACCTCGCGCTCAAGAATGGCGCGAACAGCATATCTTCGCTGGATTTCGGCGTGAAGAATGCAGACAAGGTTCGCAAGATTGCCTTGACTGCCGCTGTCAATGACGCACGAAAGAAGGCGGACGAGCTTGCCGCCGCTCTGGGCAGGCGCGTCGTCGGACTGAAGGCCGTATCGGAGAACACCTATCCGTTTGCTGAGCGCAGCGCGGGCGCAAAGATGCTCATGGCCGCCGATGCAGCTCCGACGCCGATCGCGCCGGGCATGTTGGAGATGAGTGCCGAGGTGCATATCGAGTATTACTTGAGCGAGTGA